CCTCGGCTTCGTCGGGCAGGGAGATCTCGACCTCGCCTCCGGCGCCGGACTCGACCTCCGCCATCTCTTCACGCAGCGCCTCGGCGGCCAAGGGCTCATCGGCAGAGGCCGGCTTCACCGGCTCCGGCTCGGCCTCATCCGCCTTGGCGGTGGCCGCCGGGCTGAGGAACTCGGAGGCGAGGTCGGCCAGCGTCTGGTCGACCTGCGGAGCCTTCTTCGCCTTGCGCACCGGCTTCTTCCTGGGCCCGTCGAGGAGCCCTTCGAGAAGCTGACCGACCTCCTCTTGACCCTCACCGGCCGCTGTCTCCGGAGCCACCACCAGATCGCCTTCGAGGTGATAGCCCGCCGACTGCAGTCGCTTCTTGAGCCGTGGCCAGGGCGAATCTTCGACGCCGGCAGCCAGACCCGCCAGTTGGTTTGCGACCGACAGCACCCGATCGCCGCGGCCGGCATCGAGGTCGAGACGCACCATCAGGGCCATCGCATCCATGTGCTGCGGCGCAATCTTGAGCACGTCCTGCAAGCGCTCGTAGGCCTTCTCCTCGAGGCCATACTTGGCCAGCACTTCAGCCTCGGTGAAGAGATCGTCTTCCTGCCGAATCGCCGGCTGAAGCTCGGCGGCGGTACGCTCCAGGAAGTCCTCGTCGATCTCGTCGTGGGCCGGCTCTTCTCGCAGCGCGGCCCGCTCCTCGGCCAGAGCCTCGTCGTCGATCTCGAAGAAGTTCTCACTGAGGTCCGGCAGCGGCTCGACTTCGAAGGCAACCGGTTCCTCGACCGGCGCCGCGGCGGCGGGCTCGGGCGCGGGCGGCGCCAGATCCTCGGGCGGCTGCACCAGGCTGGCCGGCGGCTCCTCGGCGTCGAGATCGAGCACGAAGACGTCGTCGAGGTCGAGCTCGATCTCATCCGCTTCGGGCATGACGCCGGCGAAGGAGGAGTCGCCGTCCCGCTCATCGGCGGCGGGAGCGGCCACCGCCCCTTCGCCCTCCGGAGGAGACTCCAGAGTGAGGTCGAAATCGAGCGACTCCTCGAGGCCGATCTCGAAGTCGGCAACGGCCTCGTCGGGCTCTTCCACCACCGCCGAAGGGGCCTCGACGACCGGCGGAGCGCTCTCGACGGCAGCCGCCGAAGGCTCCGCCACGGGAGCTTCGGCCGGCGGCTGCTCGGCTCCGCTTTCCTCCGCCGCCACCAGACCCGCCACACTCTCGGCCTCGGGATTGCGCCGCACCGCCGCGGCGAGAAGCTGCGCCGCCTGACCGGTATGGCCGGCCTCGCGCAGGCGCAACACCGCATCGGTGATGAACGGAATGTCGCTGGAGTCGATGTCGAGGGCGCGCTCGTAGACCTTGGCGGCCTCTTCCGGATGGCCGTGGGAAATCATCAGCTCGGCGATGGTGCGGTACTCGCCGATCGCCTTCTCGGTAAGCTGCTCGGCCTGGTAGAGCTCCGCCAGCTTGACGTGATGACTGGGATTGTCCGGCTCGAGATCGGCGATCCGCTCATAGGCCGAGAGGGCCGAGCCGCGATTGCCGTGGCTGAGGTAGTAGTCGGCCAGAGCCTGGTATTGGGTGCGCGCCTCGTTGACCAGGCCTTGCCGGTGGTAGAGCTCGGCAAGGTTCTCGATCACGTCGAGGCGCGTCGGATCGAGCTTGATGATCTTTTTGTAGATCGCGATCGCTTTGACGAAGAAGCCGTCCTTCGTGTAGGTCTCGGCGATCTGAGAAAACAGCTTGACGGCTTCGTCGATGCGCTCGATGCGGGCGTAGAGATCGCCGACGCGATTGAGCGTGGTGGAGTCGTTGGGGTTCTCCCCCAGCACCTTGCGGTACTCGCGGATGGCGGCCTCGATCTTGCCGCGGGCAACGAACTTCTCCGCCGTCTTGACCACCTGCTCACGACGAATCGCCATCAGCTCGCCTCTCGCTGGGGAAGCACCGATCGGAAGGTCAAGCGGTGCACAGGGCTGGGCCCGAACTCACCGAGAGCGCTGCGATGGGCGGCGGCAGCGTAGCCCTTGTGGGAGGCGAAGCCGTAGTGCGGGTAGTCGCGATCGAGGTTCACCAGCTGTCGATCGCGCTCGGTCTTGGCCAAGATCGAAGCCGCAGCGATGGCATAGCTCAAAGCATCTCCCCGAATCACCGGCAGGCAAGGACAGATCGGCTGCCGCAGCACCACCGCGTCCACCAAAGCGACGTCGGGAGCAGGGTCGAGACGCTCGAGCGCCCCGACCATCGCCAGGCGAGTCGCTTCCAGGATGTTGACCTGGTCGATGGTGGCGGGATCGATGGCGCAGGTCGCCCAGGCCAAGCTGCTGTCGCGAATCG
This genomic interval from Acidobacteriota bacterium contains the following:
- a CDS encoding tetratricopeptide repeat protein; its protein translation is MAIRREQVVKTAEKFVARGKIEAAIREYRKVLGENPNDSTTLNRVGDLYARIERIDEAVKLFSQIAETYTKDGFFVKAIAIYKKIIKLDPTRLDVIENLAELYHRQGLVNEARTQYQALADYYLSHGNRGSALSAYERIADLEPDNPSHHVKLAELYQAEQLTEKAIGEYRTIAELMISHGHPEEAAKVYERALDIDSSDIPFITDAVLRLREAGHTGQAAQLLAAAVRRNPEAESVAGLVAAEESGAEQPPAEAPVAEPSAAAVESAPPVVEAPSAVVEEPDEAVADFEIGLEESLDFDLTLESPPEGEGAVAAPAADERDGDSSFAGVMPEADEIELDLDDVFVLDLDAEEPPASLVQPPEDLAPPAPEPAAAAPVEEPVAFEVEPLPDLSENFFEIDDEALAEERAALREEPAHDEIDEDFLERTAAELQPAIRQEDDLFTEAEVLAKYGLEEKAYERLQDVLKIAPQHMDAMALMVRLDLDAGRGDRVLSVANQLAGLAAGVEDSPWPRLKKRLQSAGYHLEGDLVVAPETAAGEGQEEVGQLLEGLLDGPRKKPVRKAKKAPQVDQTLADLASEFLSPAATAKADEAEPEPVKPASADEPLAAEALREEMAEVESGAGGEVEISLPDEAEDSGVRWLDEVPESPPSQKVIDDVFDDEDDFFDLAAELEQELDEEEARLDALEQPSEPSLEEIVEGFKQGVAENLSAEDYDTHFNLGIAYREMGLLDEAIGEFQLASKDPGHLVECCSMLGLSFLEKGLPELAVKWYRRGLEAPDLTEEDSHGLLYDLGNVYLSTGDLASAHQTYVEIYGTNSNYRDVVAKLEEIAARSE
- a CDS encoding ribonuclease HII, with the protein product MVQLFAEAYRLRLLCALEDQLSQCGYPRVAGVDEAGRGALAGPVVAAAVIPDPSRRVPGVDDSKQVSAEGRDKLARAIRDSSLAWATCAIDPATIDQVNILEATRLAMVGALERLDPAPDVALVDAVVLRQPICPCLPVIRGDALSYAIAAASILAKTERDRQLVNLDRDYPHYGFASHKGYAAAAHRSALGEFGPSPVHRLTFRSVLPQREAS